One region of Mangifera indica cultivar Alphonso chromosome 3, CATAS_Mindica_2.1, whole genome shotgun sequence genomic DNA includes:
- the LOC123209988 gene encoding cinnamoyl-CoA reductase 1, with translation MPVDISPVSGQTICVTGSGGFIASWMVKLLLERGYNVKGTVRNPDDPKNSHLRELEGAKERLTLCKADLLDFQSLKEAINGCDGVFHTASPVTDDPEQMVEPAVIGTKNVIVAAAEAKVRRVVFTSSIGAVYMDPNRSPDVVVDESCWSDLEFCKNTKNWYCYGKAVAEQAAWEEAKEKGVDLVVVNPVLVLGPLLQSTINASIIHILKYLTGSAKTYANSVQAYVHVRDVALAHILVYENPSASGRYLCAESVLHRGEVVEILAKFFPEYPIPTKCSDDNNPRAKPYKFSNQKLKDLGMEFTPVKQCLYDTVKSLQEKGHLPIPTQQEDNSLRIQS, from the exons ATGCCAGTCGACATCTCCCCAGTTTCCGGCCAAACTATCTGTGTCACGGGCTCCGGTGGCTTCATAGCTTCGTGGATGGTTAAGCTCCTCCTCGAAAGAGGTTACAATGTGAAAGGAACAGTCAGAAATCCGG ATGATCCGAAGAATAGCCATTTGAGGGAGCTTGAAGGAGCGAAGGAAAGATTGACTTTATGCAAAGCTGATCTTCTTGATTTTCAGAGTCTTAAAGAAGCCATTAATGGATGTGATGGAGTTTTCCATACTGCTTCGCCCGTGACAGACGATCCT gaacaaatggtggagCCGGCGGTAATTGGAACAAAGAATGTGATTGTTGCGGCGGCAGAGGCCAAAGTCCGGCGTGTGGTGTTCACGTCGTCGATTGGCGCAGTGTACATGGACCCCAATCGGAGCCCCGATGTTGTGGTTGACGAGTCTTGCTGGAGCGACCTCGAGTTCTGCAAGAACACAAAG AACTGGTATTGCTATGGAAAAGCGGTGGCGGAGCAGGCGGCGTGGGAGGAGGCGAAGGAGAAAGGTGTGGACCTGGTGGTGGTGAACCCGGTTCTAGTGCTAGGACCACTGTTGCAGTCAACCATAAACGCTAGCATTATTCACATCTTGAAGTATTTAACAGGCTCTGCAAAGACTTATGCTAATTCTGTTCAAGCATATGTGCACGTTAGGGATGTGGCACTTGCCCACATCCTTGTTTACGAGAATCCCTCCGCCTCCGGCCGATACCTCTGCGCCGAAAGTGTGCTCCACCGTGGCGAGGTGGTGGAGATTCTTGCAAAGTTCTTCCCTGAATATCCCATCCCCACCAA GTGTTCAGATGACAATAACCCAAGAGCAAAACCCTACAAGTTTTCAAACCAAAAGCTCAAGGACTTGGGGATGGAGTTTACACCGGTGAAGCAGTGCCTATACGACACCGTTAAGAGCCTGCAAGAGAAGGGTCATCTTCCTATTCCTACACAGCAAGAAGATAACTCGCTTAGAATTCAGTCTTAA
- the LOC123209987 gene encoding uncharacterized protein LOC123209987 isoform X1: MGSSRRDAELEEQVKEVGSALLSPPSASDELIALLDRAEHLLANVEQAPPRSMQDALLPSMKAFIADELLRNSDTDVRLSVASCISEITRITAPEAPYDDDIMKEFFQLSVAAFEKLSNVSGRCYTKAFSILDTVAKVRSCLVMLDLECDTLIIEMFQHFLKYIRSDHPHAVFSSMETIMTLVIDESEEISWDLLNVLLASVRKEIQDVSPISWKLGEKVITNCAAKLKSSFMDAVPSRGIALDEYAEIVSYICKNEYGNLQGLDCSGKYLATNGLDPVSPGEVCHDVDDIFKSVKYNGTSPTRNDEAMDNRSSKVIEQSTHADHFRSIDATASAEPHNLDSIRNVKSDTEPESAPKKRGRKPNSLMNPEEGYDHSWIFTGRKNSKVPGHKKSHDKELECSPTVDPEFKKGALLSSEKNAGEPASSPTPKSHLNKDSHRRRGRPKKIQSTMDQDGDLNSQSVTLTKSASSILKKEPENRHDKEIKRRKHSLEGELAVKDSEETAAAPGFGVLEKEADIRSDLEEKQQKLSTTKARGKGTNEDKPSVQTDFKKGSLVATVSTKGITDASGTKKGRIPKAAGKSSNRDGSNPEETPNTEVKRKHTVGKEVKKSTASKLSNRDRDCPEETPKTKVKRKHTTGEEVASKACEYGEQLVGKRIKVWWPMDKTFYEGVVDSYDCIRKKHRILYADGDIERLNLEKQRWKLIGDVDMSEDGQETDVRKPGALSEILQKEKDDTKFQLVKEVKASTLKRSSDHAIASKARARKSASASADGAKLDKPIIGDEPMIDASEKDSGPKGDDHNSINKLVVRDRKLILTVTKPQQQTNTNPSNSESSKVGGRESSGVCKSEEDLDNNKEAKNVE; this comes from the exons ATGGGTTCTTCAAGGAGAGATGCTGAGCTTGAGGAACAGGTCAAGGAGGTTGGGAGTGCGCTTCTTAGTCCTCCATCTGCCTCTGATGAACTTATTGCTCTTCTTGAT AGAGCTGAGCATTTGCTTGCAAATGTGGAACAAGCACCTCCAAGATCAATGCAAGATGCACTTCTACCGTCAATGAAGGCATTTATTGCTGATGAGCTATTAAGGAATTCAGACACGGATGTGAGGCTTTCGGTTGCATCTTGCATCAGTGAAATCACCCGAATAACGGCACCAGAGGCTCCCTATGATGATGACATTATGAAG GAATTTTTTCAGCTGTCTGTTGCAGCTTTTGAGAAATTGTCCAATGTCTCTGGTCGTTGTTATACAAAAGCATTTTCCATTCTTGACACCGTTGCAAAGGTCAGGTCATGCTTGGTGATGTTGGACCTTGAGTGTGATACATTGATTATTGAGATGTTTCAACATTTCCTAAAATATATAAG GTCCGACCATCCACATGCTGTATTTTCATCCATGGAAACAATTATGACCCTGGTCATAGATGAAAGTGAAGAGATTTCCTGGGATCTTCTCAATGTTCTTCTAGCTAGTGTCCGAAAAGAGATTCAA GACGTTTCTCCTATTTCTTGGAAGCTAGGAGAGAAGGTTATAACTAATTGTGCTGCTAAGCTTAAATCCAGTTTCATGGATGCAGTGCCGTCTAGAGGCATAGCTTTGGATGAATATGCTGAGATAGTTTCCTATATATGCAAAAATGAATATGGAAACCTCCAGGGTCTTGATTGTTCTGGGAAATATTTG GCAACTAATGGATTAGATCCTGTTTCTCCTGGAGAAGTTTGCCATGATGTGGATGATATTTTCAAGTCAGTGAAGTATAACGGAACTTCTCCAACCAGGAATGATGAGGCCATGGATAATAGGTCCTCAAAAGTAATTGAGCAGTCTACTCATGCCGACCATTTCAGAAGTATTGATGCGACTGCCAGTGCCGAACCTCATAATTTAGACTCTATAAGGAATGTCAAGTCAGATACTGAGCCAGAGAGTGCTCCGAAGAAAAGGGGTAGAAAACCTAATTCCTTGATGAATCCAGAGGAAGGCTATGATCACTCTTGGATTTTTACTGGAAGAAAAAATTCCAAAGTACCTGGTCACAAAAAGTCTCATGATAAGGAATTAGAATGTTCACCCACTGTAGATCCAGAATTTAAGAAGGGGGCTTTACTGTCATCAGAAAAAAATGCAGGTGAACCTGCTTCTTCCCCAACCCCAAAAAGCCACCTAAATAAGGACAGTCATCGTAGAAGAGGTAGGCCAAAGAAAATACAAAGTACGATGGATCAAGATGGTGATCTGAATTCCCAGTCAGTGACATTGACCAAATCTGCAAGTTCCATTTTGAAAAAGGAGCCTGAAAACAGAcatgataaagaaataaaacGACGTAAGCACTCATTAGAAGGTGAACTTGCTGTAAAGGATAGTGAGGAGACTGCTGCAGCTCCCGGATTTGGTGTTTTGGAGAAGGAAGCTGATATCCGAAGTGATCTTGAGGAAAAACAACAAAAGCTGTCAACTACAAAGGCAAGGGGAAAGGGTACCAATGAGGACAAGCCATCAGTGCAGACAGATTTCAAGAAAGGGAGTTTGGTTGCCACTGTTTCAACTAAAGGTATTACTGATGCATCTGGTACTAAG AAGGGGAGGATTCCTAAGGCTGCAGGTAAATCATCAAATAGAGATGGAAGCAACCCAGAGGAAACTCCGAACACAGAAGTCAAGAGGAAGCATACTGTAGGGAAGGAAGTG AAGAAGAGTACTGCATCTAAATTGTCAAATAGAGATAGAGATTGCCCAGAGGAAACCCCTAAAACCAAAGTCAAGAGGAAGCATACTACCGGAGAGGAAGTG GCATCTAAAGCGTGTGAGTATGGTGAACAATTGGTTGGTAAGAGAATAAAGGTTTGGTGGCCAATGGACAAGAC GTTTTATGAAGGTGTCGTTGATTCTTATGACTGCATCAGAAAGAAGCACAGg ATATTGTATGCTGATGGGGATATAGAGAGATTGAATCTTGAAAAACAACGTTGGAAACTGATTGGAGATGTTGATATGTCAGAAGAC GGACAAGAGACTGATGTGCGAAAACCTGGTGCTTTGTCTGAGAT ATTGCAGAAGGAAAAGGATGACACAAAATTTCAGCTGGTCAAAGAAGTGAAGGCCTCGACCTTGAAAAG GAGTAGTGATCATGCCATTGCATCCAAAGCAAGGGCTAGAAAATCAGCCAGTGCTTCTGCAGATGGTGCTAAACTTGACAAACCTATTATTGGTGATGAACCAATGATCGATGCATCTGAGAAAGATAGTGGTCCAAAAGGGGATGATCACAACTCTATTAACAAATTGGTAGTGAGAGACAGGAAACTGATATTGACTGTAACCAAACCGCAGCAGCAGACTAATACGAATCCTTCCAATAGCGAAAGCTCCAAAGTTGGTGGCAGGGAATCTTCTGGCGTTTGCAAATCTGAAGAAGACTTGGACAACAACAAAGAAGCAAAGAATGTGGAATGA
- the LOC123209989 gene encoding 40S ribosomal protein S12, with protein MSSEEVAPVAETTPAPLGEAMDLMTALQIVLRKSLAHGGLARGLHEGAKVIEKHAAQLCVLAEDCNQPDYVKLVKALCADHNVSLLTVPSAKTLGEWAGLCKIDSEGKARKVVGCSCVVVKDFGEESDGLNVVQQHVKSH; from the exons atgTCAAG TGAAGAGGTTGCTCCTGTGGCTGAGACCACCCCGGCCCCTCTTGGCGAGGCCATGGATCTCATGACAGCATTGCAGATTGTTCTCAGAAAGTCACTTGCTCATGGGGGCCTTGCTCGGGGCCTTCATGAGGGTGCAAAAGTGATCGAAAAGCATGCTGCCCAGCTGTGTGTTTTGGCAGAGGACTGCAACCAGCCTGACTATGTCAAGTTGGTCAAAGCTCTCTGCGCTGACCACAATGTGAGCTTGCTGACAGTTCCAAGTGCAAAGACCCTCGGCGAGTGGGCTGGT TTGTGTAAAATTGACTCTGAGGGAAAGGCTAGGAAGGTTGTTGGTTGTTCATGTGTTGTTGTGAAG GACTTTGGCGAGGAGAGTGACGGTCTTAATGTTGTCCAACAGCATGTTAAGTCTCACTGA
- the LOC123209987 gene encoding uncharacterized protein LOC123209987 isoform X2 has product MGSSRRDAELEEQVKEVGSALLSPPSASDELIALLDRAEHLLANVEQAPPRSMQDALLPSMKAFIADELLRNSDTDVRLSVASCISEITRITAPEAPYDDDIMKEFFQLSVAAFEKLSNVSGRCYTKAFSILDTVAKVRSCLVMLDLECDTLIIEMFQHFLKYIRSDHPHAVFSSMETIMTLVIDESEEISWDLLNVLLASVRKEIQDVSPISWKLGEKVITNCAAKLKSSFMDAVPSRGIALDEYAEIVSYICKNEYGNLQGLDCSGKYLATNGLDPVSPGEVCHDVDDIFKSVKYNGTSPTRNDEAMDNRSSKVIEQSTHADHFRSIDATASAEPHNLDSIRNVKSDTEPESAPKKRGRKPNSLMNPEEGYDHSWIFTGRKNSKVPGHKKSHDKELECSPTVDPEFKKGALLSSEKNAGEPASSPTPKSHLNKDSHRRRGRPKKIQSTMDQDGDLNSQSVTLTKSASSILKKEPENRHDKEIKRRKHSLEGELAVKDSEETAAAPGFGVLEKEADIRSDLEEKQQKLSTTKARGKGTNEDKPSVQTDFKKGSLVATVSTKGITDASGTKKGRIPKAAGKSSNRDGSNPEETPNTEVKRKHTVGKEVKKSTASKLSNRDRDCPEETPKTKVKRKHTTGEEVASKACEYGEQLVGKRIKVWWPMDKTFYEGVVDSYDCIRKKHRILYADGDIERLNLEKQRWKLIGDVDMSEDGQETDVRKPGALSEILQKEKDDTKFQLVKEVKASTLKSDHAIASKARARKSASASADGAKLDKPIIGDEPMIDASEKDSGPKGDDHNSINKLVVRDRKLILTVTKPQQQTNTNPSNSESSKVGGRESSGVCKSEEDLDNNKEAKNVE; this is encoded by the exons ATGGGTTCTTCAAGGAGAGATGCTGAGCTTGAGGAACAGGTCAAGGAGGTTGGGAGTGCGCTTCTTAGTCCTCCATCTGCCTCTGATGAACTTATTGCTCTTCTTGAT AGAGCTGAGCATTTGCTTGCAAATGTGGAACAAGCACCTCCAAGATCAATGCAAGATGCACTTCTACCGTCAATGAAGGCATTTATTGCTGATGAGCTATTAAGGAATTCAGACACGGATGTGAGGCTTTCGGTTGCATCTTGCATCAGTGAAATCACCCGAATAACGGCACCAGAGGCTCCCTATGATGATGACATTATGAAG GAATTTTTTCAGCTGTCTGTTGCAGCTTTTGAGAAATTGTCCAATGTCTCTGGTCGTTGTTATACAAAAGCATTTTCCATTCTTGACACCGTTGCAAAGGTCAGGTCATGCTTGGTGATGTTGGACCTTGAGTGTGATACATTGATTATTGAGATGTTTCAACATTTCCTAAAATATATAAG GTCCGACCATCCACATGCTGTATTTTCATCCATGGAAACAATTATGACCCTGGTCATAGATGAAAGTGAAGAGATTTCCTGGGATCTTCTCAATGTTCTTCTAGCTAGTGTCCGAAAAGAGATTCAA GACGTTTCTCCTATTTCTTGGAAGCTAGGAGAGAAGGTTATAACTAATTGTGCTGCTAAGCTTAAATCCAGTTTCATGGATGCAGTGCCGTCTAGAGGCATAGCTTTGGATGAATATGCTGAGATAGTTTCCTATATATGCAAAAATGAATATGGAAACCTCCAGGGTCTTGATTGTTCTGGGAAATATTTG GCAACTAATGGATTAGATCCTGTTTCTCCTGGAGAAGTTTGCCATGATGTGGATGATATTTTCAAGTCAGTGAAGTATAACGGAACTTCTCCAACCAGGAATGATGAGGCCATGGATAATAGGTCCTCAAAAGTAATTGAGCAGTCTACTCATGCCGACCATTTCAGAAGTATTGATGCGACTGCCAGTGCCGAACCTCATAATTTAGACTCTATAAGGAATGTCAAGTCAGATACTGAGCCAGAGAGTGCTCCGAAGAAAAGGGGTAGAAAACCTAATTCCTTGATGAATCCAGAGGAAGGCTATGATCACTCTTGGATTTTTACTGGAAGAAAAAATTCCAAAGTACCTGGTCACAAAAAGTCTCATGATAAGGAATTAGAATGTTCACCCACTGTAGATCCAGAATTTAAGAAGGGGGCTTTACTGTCATCAGAAAAAAATGCAGGTGAACCTGCTTCTTCCCCAACCCCAAAAAGCCACCTAAATAAGGACAGTCATCGTAGAAGAGGTAGGCCAAAGAAAATACAAAGTACGATGGATCAAGATGGTGATCTGAATTCCCAGTCAGTGACATTGACCAAATCTGCAAGTTCCATTTTGAAAAAGGAGCCTGAAAACAGAcatgataaagaaataaaacGACGTAAGCACTCATTAGAAGGTGAACTTGCTGTAAAGGATAGTGAGGAGACTGCTGCAGCTCCCGGATTTGGTGTTTTGGAGAAGGAAGCTGATATCCGAAGTGATCTTGAGGAAAAACAACAAAAGCTGTCAACTACAAAGGCAAGGGGAAAGGGTACCAATGAGGACAAGCCATCAGTGCAGACAGATTTCAAGAAAGGGAGTTTGGTTGCCACTGTTTCAACTAAAGGTATTACTGATGCATCTGGTACTAAG AAGGGGAGGATTCCTAAGGCTGCAGGTAAATCATCAAATAGAGATGGAAGCAACCCAGAGGAAACTCCGAACACAGAAGTCAAGAGGAAGCATACTGTAGGGAAGGAAGTG AAGAAGAGTACTGCATCTAAATTGTCAAATAGAGATAGAGATTGCCCAGAGGAAACCCCTAAAACCAAAGTCAAGAGGAAGCATACTACCGGAGAGGAAGTG GCATCTAAAGCGTGTGAGTATGGTGAACAATTGGTTGGTAAGAGAATAAAGGTTTGGTGGCCAATGGACAAGAC GTTTTATGAAGGTGTCGTTGATTCTTATGACTGCATCAGAAAGAAGCACAGg ATATTGTATGCTGATGGGGATATAGAGAGATTGAATCTTGAAAAACAACGTTGGAAACTGATTGGAGATGTTGATATGTCAGAAGAC GGACAAGAGACTGATGTGCGAAAACCTGGTGCTTTGTCTGAGAT ATTGCAGAAGGAAAAGGATGACACAAAATTTCAGCTGGTCAAAGAAGTGAAGGCCTCGACCTTGAAAAG TGATCATGCCATTGCATCCAAAGCAAGGGCTAGAAAATCAGCCAGTGCTTCTGCAGATGGTGCTAAACTTGACAAACCTATTATTGGTGATGAACCAATGATCGATGCATCTGAGAAAGATAGTGGTCCAAAAGGGGATGATCACAACTCTATTAACAAATTGGTAGTGAGAGACAGGAAACTGATATTGACTGTAACCAAACCGCAGCAGCAGACTAATACGAATCCTTCCAATAGCGAAAGCTCCAAAGTTGGTGGCAGGGAATCTTCTGGCGTTTGCAAATCTGAAGAAGACTTGGACAACAACAAAGAAGCAAAGAATGTGGAATGA